The Cervus canadensis isolate Bull #8, Minnesota chromosome 5, ASM1932006v1, whole genome shotgun sequence genome contains the following window.
CAAGTACAGTTTTGATTTCAACACCTGAACTTCTGAGGGAAAATCTGAGAAAATAATACTAGAAGATCTAAATCCTTTGATGTAACTATCAGGCTCTACAGACTTGTCAAAATCAATGCAAAACTGAAGAGGATATGCTGAAATGCTTTGCAAAGCATTTTTAGATAGGCTGCTTCACTTCCCTCCATTTAAAACACATGCAGAAGAAATGCTTTCTGCATGAATGCACACGGACATTCTGTTCAGTTGTTTTCTAAATGCAATACTGTGGTTTTAAACAGTATGCTTTAATTTAAACAAACAAGTATCTTATATACAGTCAATTTAGtttaagagatgaaaagaaacacTACTATGAAAATTACTTATCAAATACTCTGCTCTTTTGAAAGGTGATTTTAAAAGCAACACAGGACCAAAAACATCCAACtattactttatttatattaCTATGCTTAAGTTACATGGAAAAGACAACCAAGCAGTTCTGCCCCATATCAGGAAAAGTTTCCAATCAACACCAATTATGTGGTGACAAACAACTAGGAACGGTGACATCTTTGGGTCAAGACTGACAAGGAAGAATGGGCTCTGATGCTACGGTTCATCTCCAACAAGAATATGGCACAATGGCCAGCACAAGCAATACTAACACTGAACCTTTAGCGCTGGTCACAAATTCGGATCTCTTCTCTGAAGCTAGCAAATCAAGTGAAATAactgggttttaaaaaaaaagtcttaaaatgaagcccaaataaatttaaaaaccatgCTCTTGAcacattttcctttcaaaatttacataaaatacttTTTCACTCTTAATAGCCCAGATTTTTTTCCTCACATAGCCCACCATGTAGCTGCAGATAGACTATTCTGCCTCAAGATGTAaacacaggggggaaaaaaaggcatctGCATAATATTCTCTCTACACACTGCTGTTGgatggaaaatagaaaatttaaaaaaaaaggaaagaaaggaaggttcCATCATAGATTCTCACAACCTCTTGTTCCGCAGTTCATGAATCCGACTCTGATGCTAAGGTGACAGTGTATGTAagtagatttttgttttcagtgaaggagacctgggaaAAGAtggatttctctctttttcttcaagAGTTATCAGATGGTACATGCTCCTCAAAGCCCTCACTTTCTCGAACTAGAGCGCGTTCCAGGATCACACGACCTTCCTTATAACGCTGGCTGTCTTCAGTGGCAAACTCATAGATCCATCCCAGTTTGCTATTGCAGTTTTTGCAGCTCACGTCTCGAACCATGTGGCGGCCAGTGAGCATGACTCGATCTTGAACTTCACTATACTGTAGGTTAACTacctaagaaacacatgaaaacaaaattgCAAAGGCATGTAAATTATCTGCCAAAAGCGGTACACAATATTTTTGTTGGTGAAAGAACAGCAACTTCAGAAAAGCAGACAGCAGTTGTTTGTCAAACCTGCAACACACTTTCCAAGAGCTATTTTTGACAAACTGATAGGACAGGTAAACACCTATACTGAACTGGATATGTAATGCAATCATGTATTGTATTACCCTAAGCCACCGTATTTATAGACATTAATTATGCTTCTGTTTTATAGCGAAGAGTCCTTAACTTGGGGTCATAAAATGTAGGTCTGGGTCCAACTGTTATAATTAACCATTCAATGATGAGTGTAGATAAGACTACCATACAGAACAGCCTAGTATACAGCAGGTATTCCATAAAGAGAAGTTTGTAAAATTTGTTTCTGAAACAATTTTATCTACTAACAGACTGGGGGTAGGTTGTAATATATGGTTTTCAAGTGGGTTCAAAGAATCTATGGAAGAATTTCAAATGACTCTGAACACCCAATAACCCTCCctgcttaatttttctgtaaagagccagatatTTTTGGCTTTGAAAAGGGCTATCTGGCCTTTGTTATAGCTATTAAGCTCTGCTGTGGTAGCACAAAAGCAGCCGTAGATAATACACAGATGAATAAACATGGCTGTGGTTCATTAAATTTTACTTAGAAAAACAGGCAGTTAGCCTGCCATGGTGTGCCAACCCCTGCTCTATACCTAAATAAAGACCAAGATGTTTATACACTATCAATTCTTTCAGAgaaaatacttgtttttaaatgGTAGAGAGGGGTGTCCCCTGGGGAAGTTCAAGTTGAGTATCTAAGAACAGTACCTTGGACTAGTTCTGTAGTTCAAGGATATTTGGAATATCTAGAAATTCAACTTTGCTAGTACCCATTAGACACCAGGAGGCAGAATCACATCAACCAATGTGAAAGCA
Protein-coding sequences here:
- the YPEL5 gene encoding protein yippee-like 5, translated to MGRIFLDHIGGTRLFSCANCDTILTNRSELISTRFTGATGRAFLFNKVVNLQYSEVQDRVMLTGRHMVRDVSCKNCNSKLGWIYEFATEDSQRYKEGRVILERALVRESEGFEEHVPSDNS